GCAAGACCTTTGGGCTTGCGATTGCAACGCCGCCCGCCCAGCTCTGGGCGGGATGGCGAGCGACGAAAAGCAAATGCGACGAGCGAAGCTGGCGGAGCGAAGCGACGCATCTGCGTTATCTGCGTTATCTTTTCATCATGCCCAGCCACCACTCCCCCACCAACAGCTTCCAGAAAAAACTACAAAGTACTTTCGTCACATCACATCGAAAAAGGGGTTGAGAGAAATTCTCTACAGAATTATTTTCAAAAAAACTACAGCAGAATAGCAAAACACCGGTTACAAAAAAACAAAAAAACATCCATACACAGTTTAAACCAAAAATAGCACACAAATATCGCCTGAATCTGTAACCGCACCTATCGGTTACACCCTCCTCCCCGCCCGACCTCACCATCCCCATTCATTCACGTTTATCCCTTTCCGCAACCAAGAACTAATCAGCAATCATGGACTGGGCAGAACGATACCGGCCCGAACATCTCGCAGACATCCTCGGCAACAACGCCGCGGTCAGACAGATGACGGACTGGGCACGGAACTGGACACCGGACTCGCGTCCCCTTCTCATCACCGGAAAACCGGGCATCGGCAAAACCTCGGCAGCCTTAGCCCTCGCCCGGGACATGAACTGGGAAGTCCTTGAACTCAACGCCTCGGACGCCCGCACCAAAACCGTCATCGAACGGGTAGCCGGAAACTCGGCGACCACCACTAGCCTCTTCGGTGCCGAACGCAAACTCATCATCATCGACGAAGCCGACAACCTCGAAGGCAACGCCGACCGCGGCGGAGCACGGGCCATTGCCGAGATACTCAAAGGGGCACGCCAGCCGGTCATCCTCATTGCAAACGACGCATACGGCGTATCCGACTCCATCCGCAAACTCTGTGACCCGGTCCCGTTCCGCGCCATCACCGCAGCAACGCTCGAAAAACGTATGCGGGAAATCTGTGCAAAAGAAGAGATCTCCTGCGGCAGCGATGCGCTGACCGCCATCGCGGAAAGCTCCGCAGGCGACATGCGGTCTGCCGTCAACATGCTCTTTGCCTCCGCAACCGGCAAAACCGCAATCGCCGCAGACGACATCAACACCTCGCAGAAGGACGAGCGGGCAAGCATCTTCGATCTCGTGGCAGGCGTCTATGCAGGAGCGCCGGATGCAAAAATCCAGAAACTTTCCCGCGAGTGCGAGGAAAAACCCGACACCGTTATGCAGTGGATCGAAGAGTCCGCAGCAACGGTTGCAAACCCGCACCAGCGGAGAGGCGCATACGCTGCACTGTCCCGCGGAGATATCTATCTTGGCAGGACCATGCGGCGGCAGTACTACACCCTCTGGCGCTACGCCACCTCCCTGATGACCTCCGGCGTTGCCAAAGAGTTTGCGGGAGCGGGATTCCGCCCGAGAATCATGCCGCCGTCACGATGGCGGCGCATGGGTACCGCAAAGAAACAGAAGACCGTCCGGAGAACCCTTGCGGCAAAACTCGGCGAGGGGTACAGTATCCCCGATGCCCAGATACAGAAGATCTATCTGGACCTCCTTTCCCGTTTCGCCGCCGACGCACCCCTTGCATTCTGCGAACGCCATGACCTGGACGCCGATCAGCTGACGATTCTTCTGCACGATAAAACCGAAGCCGCCGCAGTCTTTAAAGAAGCCCAGAAGATCGCAAAGGAAAAAGAGACCAAGATGAAAAAGGTCTCCGCGGCAAAACGTGCGGCGGCACGCAAGGCCGAGGAGGAACGTGCCGCAGAACTCGAAAGGTTCCGCCGGGAGAATCCGCCCGTACCCCTGGTCCCGCAGCCGGAGCCTGCCGCAGAGTCCGGTACAGAGACGCTTGCGTCTTTTGAGGAAGAGAAGAAGAAAGCGCCCACGCAGGCGACACTGGACTTCTTTTAACCTGCTCCCTCTTTTTGCCCATCGGCCCATGATACATTTGGACTATCCGGACATACCCCGGGGAGGGCCAAAAAAAAAGAAAAAATGGGTGAAGGCGTTATGCCTTGTTCAGCACGATAAGGCCGGTCGAACTGCTCAGCGTCTTTCCGTCGTCGGAAAGCGTGTAGGTTCCTCCCGGCAGGGATTTGTCGGAGCTGGTGATCTTGTAGGTCTTGTCTGCGGTCTTTTCCCATGCGAAGGATGTGGTTGCCTCAGCCGGAGAAAGATCGGTGTGGAGCGCAATAGATCCGGTACCATCGTTCACAAACTGTACAGAAACATACATGCCAAGCACCGGTTTTGTTTCCCAGGTGCCGACGACCGGGTCAGACCCGACACAACCGGCAGCAGAAACAAGTACCAGCGCTGCACACAGAACAGCTGCTAATAAGAGCTTTTTCATACTATTACTCCTCTCATTGGAAGCATATATGCGTTACGGAATAAACGGTGCTGTGTTTGTATTTCCTTTGATCCTGCGAGAGAATTTAGGGGGATATTTTTGCGTGGGATGTATGCGGGGATCTTTGGTGAGGAAACATTCCTTGGAGGAAAAAAGGAGGAGGTCTGGGGAAGGACTACTCGTCGTAGGGGATGGGGGTGTCTGTTTCGCAGACATGTTCTTCGCAGTACCAGTCGCGGAACTCCTGTTTTGTTGGTTTCCATGAGTCTTTCCGGAATTTTTTCAGGAGATACGGCGGCAGGAGAATGATCAGCAGGACTGTTATGAGCATGCCGATGACATAGAGAATGGTTTCTGTCAGCGTGTAGGAGGTTCCGCTCGGGAACAGGCCCACGACGAAGGAGAAGATCAGTGCGGCGAATGCGATGCCCGCAACCAGCCACATACCGATTTTTCCGCCCTGTACTTTGTACGGACGGGTGACGTTTCCTTTGATTTTGCGGAGTTTGATGAATGCCGCGAACATGAACATATACATTACTGCGTTGATCAGTGCGGTGATTGCCGTAAGTATCCAGTATCCCTGGTTAATCGACGGCACGAGTACCATTGCAAGAGCGAAGGCGGAGGAGACGATACCCTGCACAATCAGAACGCCGACCGGCATGCCGTATTTGTTCATTTTGCGGAAGATTGGGGGGAGGTCTCCGGACATGGCCGCAGGAAGCATACCTTTTGCCGGACCGACCAGCCATACGGACAGCTGGGCAATGATTCCGACTGCGAGCATGATGGAGACCGGTACGATCAGCCAGCCAAGGTGGAATTCGGTAAAGATTACCTGGAATGTCTGGACGATTCCTGCGTTCAGTGCGATCTGGTCTGCGGGTACGACAAGGGCCACTGCAAGGGTTCCGACGATGGAGACGATACAGATGATAGCTGCTGCAAGAAACATTGCGATCGGGTAGTCGCGTCTCGGGTTTGCGGTTTCCCGTGCATGGTATCCGGCCATTTCCATTCCGGCAAACATGAGTACAAGACTTGCCGCGAAGGTGACGGTGCTGAGGTCGAAGTGCGGAATGAGGCGGTCAACGGAGAAGTCTCCGATTGCGCTGGGGTTGCCGCCGGTGACCCAGAGGATCATGAGGACGACGAGAATGCCGACCGGGATTAAGGATCCGAATGCGGTTCCCACGGTTGCCAGGAGGTTGGAGGCGCGGGAGCCGAAGAAGTTGAAGATGGTTACTGCCCAGAAGCAGGCAAGCATGACGAGGGCCATGAAGACGGGGTTGTCCGAGAGCAGCGGGGCGAGCAGGATGTAGGCTACGGTTGCTGCGAAGAAGGAGATGACCGTCGGGAACCAGACGAGGTTGTTTACCCAGGAACACCAGATGGTGATGAAGCTGCCGTCTTTTGGATAGGCTTCTTTTACCCAGGAGTAGATACCTCCTGATTTCGGCCAGGTTGATGCGAGTTCCGCGGCAACGAGTGCGGTTGGGATCAGGAAGCAGACAGTGAAGAGAACATACCAGAAGATCATGTTCCATCCTTCCATTGCCATGGTCGGGAAGTTGCGCAGGCTTAAGACTGCGGCAACGTTGATCATGGCAAGGGAGAGTATACCAAGCGTTTTTTTGCTGGATGGTTTGGCCGCGTCAGCGGGTGACGGGGGAGTTGAGTCAGCCATTGTGTGTTTCACCTTTTTTTGTTGGTTGTGTCTGGTCGCACGGATATGCTGATCCGCGGACGGTGCCTCATTTTGGGGAGGCGGTGTTCAAAAAGCGTCGGTGACGCTTTTGGTCTGTTACATACCAAGTTTCGAGGTGTATTTAAATAAGTATATAGATGGTGACAAAAAAGGCGGGTTTCTTTGGGAAAAATGTGGGTTTTTCAGAAGAGTCTGCGCCGGTATTTCCGGATTTTTTCGAGGGCGGTTTGGGTATACGGGGGGTAGCGGAGGGCGGGGTCCGGTGTGGTTTTCCGGGTGATGATGGTTCGTTTGCGGGAGAAGGTGTCGATGCTGTAGCGGGCGTGGTAGCATCCCATGCCGCTGGTGCCGACGCCGCCGAACGGGGCGCTGCCGTTTGCAATTTGTATGAGGCAGTCGTTGATGCAGGCACCGCCTGAGGGGTGGCGGGTGATGAGCTGGTGTGCGAAGGCGGTGTCGGCGGTGAAGATGTAGAGGGCGAGCGGTGTTTTGGGGATCAGGTCGTTGAGGTCGGCGGGTGTCCGCCAGGTGATTACGGGGAGGACGGGTCCGAATGTTTCGGTACGGGTTACGGGGTCGCCGGGTGTTGCGGCGAGGAGGGTTGGGGCAAGTTTTCGGTCGCCGGGGTTGTGGATGCCGCATTGTCGGAGGATGCGGTCGGGGGTGCAGTAGCCAAGGAGGCGGTCGTATTCCTGGGAGGTGATGATTTTTCCGTAGTTGGGTGATGCTGTGGGGTTTTCTCCGTAGAATGCGGTGATTTCGGCGGATATTTTGTCTACGAGCAGGTCACGGACGGAGTCGTGTACGAGCAGGTGGTCGGGGGCTATGCAGGTCTGGCCTGCATTGATGTATTTTCCCCAGGCGATGCGGCGGGCGGTGATGTCAAGGTTTGCGGTTTCGTCGATGATGCAGGGGTTTCTGCCGCCCAGTTCGAGGGTTACGGGTGTGAGGTGGTCTGCTGCGGCGGCTGCGATTTTTCTGCCGGTTTCTATGCCGCCGGTGAAGAAGATGTAGTCGTATGGTTCGCTGAGGCTGATTTCGGGGAGGAGGGTTACCCAGGGGTCGGTGGGGAATGCTTCGGTCAGGATGGTGCGTGTTATCCGCAGGGTTTCGGGTGCACGGCGCGAGGGTTTTGCGATGATGACGTTTCCGCAGGCGAGGGCTCCGGCGATCGGCATCATGAGGAGGTGGAAGGGGTAGTTCCAGGGGGCGATGATGAGGACGAGGCCGTGGGGTTCGGTTCTGATTTCGGTTTTTGCGGAGAAGAGGAGGAGAGGGGTTCTGATTTTTTTGGGGCGGGTCCATTTGCCGAGGTTTTTTTCCAGTGTTTCGATTTCCCGGAGTACGGGAGCGATTTCAAAGGTGTAGGCTTCAAATGCGGGTCTGCCGAGGTCTGCGGAGAGTGCACGCAGGATGTCGTCTTCGTGGCGGAGGATTGCGTTCCGGAGGGAGGCGAGTGCGTTTTTTCGCGCCGGTAGCGGGAGGGTTTTGCCGCTTGCGAAGTGTTCCCGCAGGGATGCGCAGATGTTCGGGGTTCCGGCGGGCTCCTCGTCCTGTGTCATGGGTGAGATTTGGATGCGGGGGTATAAATCCTCTCCGGGGGGTATTGCACCTTTATTCCTGATCATCCCACGATTCGCACGGCAAAACTGTACTCGCTGCTTCGCAGGAAAACACGGAACACACAGAAATTTTCAACATCATCTACTCCCACGAAATGATTTCGTGGGAGTACAGCATTACCATAAGCAGGCGGAGGTACTCATTATCCGACCTGAAAATATTTCGACGGTTGGGGCGATCCCCCGGGATAACCGGAGGTGAATCCGGCCGGGCATTCCGGACAGACCAGATCACACGTACCCGTTCAGCTGCTGACCAGAGACCTCAGCTTGACCATCCAGGTAGTACTGGTGGAATAGCCCCACTGGACAATCTCAAACTCCATACATTTTTCCGCAAGGAGAGCAAGATTTGTTCCAACGGCCCGGGAAGAGATACCCAGTTCTTTTGCAATATATTTTGCCTTGAAAAAGCGGGTACCGGAGGCAACGCCTGCCTTAAGATAGTTGAGAATCCGCTGCTGGGTGGAGTTGTACTGCGGGACCTGAACCTGAAGCTCCATGTCACTTACCATTAGTAAGTGTTTGATTTCCTGACATATATATTCTTCCTGTCGTTTCAGAAGTCTGTTTGTCGCAGCACGCGGATCAGCGCTGCGGCGAGGGACAATTGTACAGAACATCCCCTGTCGGCACGAATTACCATGCGAAAGGAGACAAAAAAGAAAGAGGGGTGGAGTATTTAAGCTATTGTTTTGCTCGTTACCATCCAGGTCGTACTGTTGGAGTAACTCCAGCGCTGGATGTCCAGTTCATCACAGATCTCGGAAAGGATGGCAAGGTTTGTTCCAACCTCTTTAGAAGAAAGTCCAAGATCTTTGGCAATATACTTTGCCTTGAAGAAACGGCTTCCTTTTGCCACTCCTGCCTTCAGATACCCAAGGATCCGAGACTGGGTGTCGTTATATCTTTCACGAATTGTTTTAGGTTCGGTCATAATGACTTACCTCATGTAAGTATAGGATGTTTTACATTATAAAGGTAGTGCTTGACACACCGGATTTTTCGAAAAATCCTGAGGGAACACCGGCTCTTACGAAAAAAATCCCCATAGCCAAAGGTATGCGGGATGTCCCGCGAAGTCTGAAGACCTCACGGACAGGAAGACCCGGCCGCGGGTCAGAATGCATCAGCCGGGAACTCGGCGATCTTCTCGATCATCTTGGCGATGACCTCAGACCGCATACCCTCAACAAATTTGATACTGCCAACCACGAGGTGACCTCCTCCGGAGATTCCTGCACCCGGCATCTCATCGCGCATGGCACGCACCATCTGCGGAATGTTCATCCTCACACCGCGGGAACGGATTACCGCGAAGTCCGGACCAAGACCGAGCGTTACCACCGGCTGACTCTCATAGCGCTTACAGAGAATATCATGGACCTCGCCTGATGACTTGCCCGGCGGAGGGAACGTAAATCGGTGGGCAAACATCTCAACGTCTGCGAGGAAGAGGTTTGCTCCGGATGCGAGCACCTGATCCTTAACATGAGGCATCATGGTGTTCATCTGATCCTCAATTGCGGCGTTTGCCTCGGTCACAAGAAGCGTCACCAGCCGGTTGTGGCGTTCGGGTGCATTGTTGAGGTTTAAGATATCCTTTACAATCTCACGGCCGTCATTAAACCGGAGCCAGTACTGCTCATAGTCCAGTGCAAGGGCGATGTCCTTACACTCATCACGGGTGTATTTTCCCTCGACAAGGGCAAGATACGCGTCAAGCTCCGCTGCCTCACTGCGGTCTGCAACTCCTGCAACCGAAGGAAAGTGGAGAATCTTTGCTTCCACGGACGGATTGATCAGGCGGGCAATCTCGGTTCCGAGCATGCCTGCGGTAACACCGAAATCGCCGCCAACATGGTACGGGTTGACGTGGGCAAGCAGATACTTGTCAATCGTCTCGTCCGGATGGTGGTGATCGGCAACGACAACATCAAGCTGATACACCTCGGTCATCTTGTAGGAAGGCATATCCTCCTCGGTTGAACCGTTGTCCATCAAAAGAATCAGCGGAAGTTTCTGACCAAACCGGACATTATCCTTCAGCATCATATCAAGATCGCGGGTCACGTCCTCAATCTCATAGAACGGGGCTTTGGAAGGAGATCTGCGGAAGAGGAAGTTGTCCTGATCCGGGTCACCGCCGTTGTCACGGATTAACTGCAGAACCGCTGTTTCCACCGAAACCGCAGCACAGATACCATCCGCATCCGCATGATGACGGAGAATGATCGGCTGCTGGGTTAACACTGCACGGCGGACGATCTTTGCCAGTTTGCGCATCTCCGGCCAGAGTGCATCAAGCACCGGACTTTCAATCAGCGGCGTAACCTCGGGCGGCTCGGCGCGGGCCTCAAGAGCCTTGTTGATCCGTGTCCGGACTGCATCGGCCTCGGTTCCTTTGAGGACATGCATATCGGAGACTTCAATCTGCATCTGATTGTTTCTGCGGGTCGCCTCGCCGAAGATGCGGACAATATCACCAAGGTTCACCTCGGGATACGATCTGACGCCTGCCTCGGTGAAGGCTGCCGCATCCTCGACACCGGAATCATCGCAGACGGTGAAGATGGTGGGTCCTGAGGTCTGCTTAATCTGCACCACATCTGCTTCGATGGTGACATTTCTGCCGATCTTGTTCTTCAGATCCGAAAGGCGGGAAAGTGTGATCTTTTTCGTCACAAGCTGCGTGTCGTAGCTTCCTTCGGGAAGCTGGACTTCACGGAGATCAATGTTTCCGTTCGGACGGATCTGGTTGACCTGCACAAGAATCTGGTCACGTTCTTTTTTCTCGGTCTTGAC
The window above is part of the Methanocorpusculum vombati genome. Proteins encoded here:
- a CDS encoding replication factor C large subunit, with translation MDWAERYRPEHLADILGNNAAVRQMTDWARNWTPDSRPLLITGKPGIGKTSAALALARDMNWEVLELNASDARTKTVIERVAGNSATTTSLFGAERKLIIIDEADNLEGNADRGGARAIAEILKGARQPVILIANDAYGVSDSIRKLCDPVPFRAITAATLEKRMREICAKEEISCGSDALTAIAESSAGDMRSAVNMLFASATGKTAIAADDINTSQKDERASIFDLVAGVYAGAPDAKIQKLSRECEEKPDTVMQWIEESAATVANPHQRRGAYAALSRGDIYLGRTMRRQYYTLWRYATSLMTSGVAKEFAGAGFRPRIMPPSRWRRMGTAKKQKTVRRTLAAKLGEGYSIPDAQIQKIYLDLLSRFAADAPLAFCERHDLDADQLTILLHDKTEAAAVFKEAQKIAKEKETKMKKVSAAKRAAARKAEEERAAELERFRRENPPVPLVPQPEPAAESGTETLASFEEEKKKAPTQATLDFF
- a CDS encoding amino acid permease: MADSTPPSPADAAKPSSKKTLGILSLAMINVAAVLSLRNFPTMAMEGWNMIFWYVLFTVCFLIPTALVAAELASTWPKSGGIYSWVKEAYPKDGSFITIWCSWVNNLVWFPTVISFFAATVAYILLAPLLSDNPVFMALVMLACFWAVTIFNFFGSRASNLLATVGTAFGSLIPVGILVVLMILWVTGGNPSAIGDFSVDRLIPHFDLSTVTFAASLVLMFAGMEMAGYHARETANPRRDYPIAMFLAAAIICIVSIVGTLAVALVVPADQIALNAGIVQTFQVIFTEFHLGWLIVPVSIMLAVGIIAQLSVWLVGPAKGMLPAAMSGDLPPIFRKMNKYGMPVGVLIVQGIVSSAFALAMVLVPSINQGYWILTAITALINAVMYMFMFAAFIKLRKIKGNVTRPYKVQGGKIGMWLVAGIAFAALIFSFVVGLFPSGTSYTLTETILYVIGMLITVLLIILLPPYLLKKFRKDSWKPTKQEFRDWYCEEHVCETDTPIPYDE
- a CDS encoding DHH family phosphoesterase, with the translated sequence MGTIDMVYRLGPGCEVDDIVEGQVYLGKVQGFATFGTFVLLNDRVKGLLHKSNVKTEKKERDQILVQVNQIRPNGNIDLREVQLPEGSYDTQLVTKKITLSRLSDLKNKIGRNVTIEADVVQIKQTSGPTIFTVCDDSGVEDAAAFTEAGVRSYPEVNLGDIVRIFGEATRRNNQMQIEVSDMHVLKGTEADAVRTRINKALEARAEPPEVTPLIESPVLDALWPEMRKLAKIVRRAVLTQQPIILRHHADADGICAAVSVETAVLQLIRDNGGDPDQDNFLFRRSPSKAPFYEIEDVTRDLDMMLKDNVRFGQKLPLILLMDNGSTEEDMPSYKMTEVYQLDVVVADHHHPDETIDKYLLAHVNPYHVGGDFGVTAGMLGTEIARLINPSVEAKILHFPSVAGVADRSEAAELDAYLALVEGKYTRDECKDIALALDYEQYWLRFNDGREIVKDILNLNNAPERHNRLVTLLVTEANAAIEDQMNTMMPHVKDQVLASGANLFLADVEMFAHRFTFPPPGKSSGEVHDILCKRYESQPVVTLGLGPDFAVIRSRGVRMNIPQMVRAMRDEMPGAGISGGGHLVVGSIKFVEGMRSEVIAKMIEKIAEFPADAF
- a CDS encoding DUF7123 family protein, with protein sequence MTEPKTIRERYNDTQSRILGYLKAGVAKGSRFFKAKYIAKDLGLSSKEVGTNLAILSEICDELDIQRWSYSNSTTWMVTSKTIA
- a CDS encoding aldehyde dehydrogenase family protein; translation: MTQDEEPAGTPNICASLREHFASGKTLPLPARKNALASLRNAILRHEDDILRALSADLGRPAFEAYTFEIAPVLREIETLEKNLGKWTRPKKIRTPLLLFSAKTEIRTEPHGLVLIIAPWNYPFHLLMMPIAGALACGNVIIAKPSRRAPETLRITRTILTEAFPTDPWVTLLPEISLSEPYDYIFFTGGIETGRKIAAAAADHLTPVTLELGGRNPCIIDETANLDITARRIAWGKYINAGQTCIAPDHLLVHDSVRDLLVDKISAEITAFYGENPTASPNYGKIITSQEYDRLLGYCTPDRILRQCGIHNPGDRKLAPTLLAATPGDPVTRTETFGPVLPVITWRTPADLNDLIPKTPLALYIFTADTAFAHQLITRHPSGGACINDCLIQIANGSAPFGGVGTSGMGCYHARYSIDTFSRKRTIITRKTTPDPALRYPPYTQTALEKIRKYRRRLF
- a CDS encoding DUF7123 family protein: MVSDMELQVQVPQYNSTQQRILNYLKAGVASGTRFFKAKYIAKELGISSRAVGTNLALLAEKCMEFEIVQWGYSTSTTWMVKLRSLVSS